Genomic window (candidate division KSB1 bacterium):
CTGCAGCGGAGCCGGCACGCCGTGGATTCGCCGATGAGCGACTCGCTCCGCGCCGTGGGGGAACAGGCCAAGCGGCGCTTTCTGGCCGCGATGGACGACGACTTCGGCACACCCCAGGCGATTGCTGCGCTCTTCGACTTCTCAAGGGAGGTGCACGTCTACCTCGACGGCACCGATGCGCCGAGCCGCGAGGCTGTGAACTTCCTACTTAGGATTTTCGAGGAACTGGCGGGCCAGGTGCTTGGGATTCTCCCCTTCTCCCAGACGGAGACCCGGGATCTCGCTCCTTTCCTCGACCTGATCGTGGAGGTGCGGACGCAATTGCGTCAGAGCCGCCAGTTTGCCCTGGCCGACCGAATTCGGCAGAGACTTGCGGAGCTGGGGGTGGTGCTGCGAGATACGCCCACGGGTACCGAGTGGGTCATGGAATAGGCACGGGGACGTTCCGGAAAAGGCCTTGCAAGGGTAGGGGGAAATTGCTAAAATGCCCGGGGGTGTGAGAGAGACGGCGGGTCGATAATGGGAGGCGTGTATGGCCGAGGCCGGCGCGCGAAGGAATCCACCCTACGTGGAGATCAACGAGGAGGAGTGTAAGGGGTGTGGGTTGTGCATTGAGGCGTGTCCGGTTGGGGTTCTCTTCCAGCAGACGAAACTGAATACCATGGGGTACCATCCAGCTGGCTATAAGGGGGAAGGCTGTACCGGGTGCGGGGTGTGCTTCTATGCATGTCCGGAGCCAGGCGCCATCGCCGTCTACAAGCGGGGCTACGTCCCCGAGGAGGTGGCCTGATGGCCCGGCAGCTGATCAAAGGGAACGAGGCGGTCGTCAAAGGGGCAATCCTCGCGGGATGCCGGGCGTTTTTCGGGTATCCGATTACCCCGGCCTCTGAGATCGCGGAAGCTGCCGCCTACTACCTCCCGCAAGTAGGCGGCGTTTTTTTGCAGGCCGAGAGCGAGATCGCATCGGTCAATATGCTCTATGGCGCGGCGGCGGCGGGCATCCGTGCCATGACCGCCTCTTCCAGCCCTGGAATCAGCCTGAAGATGGAAGGCATCAGCTACCTGGCGGGAGCCGAACTGCCCTGCGTGATCGTGGACATCGTCCGGGGTGGGCCCGGTCTGGGTAACATCGCGCCATCGCAAGGGGACTACAACCAGATCGTCAAAGGTGGAGGCCACGGTGAGTACAAGCTTCTCACCCTGGCCCCCAATTCCGCGCAGGAAATGTGCGACCTGACGATGCTGGCCTTCGAGCTGGCCGACAAGTACCGGAATCCGGCCGTGGTGCTGGCCGACGGCTTCATCGGGCAGATGATGGAGCCGGTCGAGTTCCCGCCGCCGGTGCAGAATCTCCCCGACAAACCGTGGGCCCTCCACGGCGACGACGGGGATCAGTTCCGGCTGATCACCTCCATCGATCTGGAACCGGAGGGACTAGAACGGCACGTACTTCACCTGCAGGAGAAGTACGCGCAGGCCGAGCGGGAGGAGGTGCGCGTCGAGGAGTACCGCACCGAAGATGCCGAGGTGGTCTTCGTCGGCTACGGGATCGTGT
Coding sequences:
- a CDS encoding ferredoxin family protein, which codes for MAEAGARRNPPYVEINEEECKGCGLCIEACPVGVLFQQTKLNTMGYHPAGYKGEGCTGCGVCFYACPEPGAIAVYKRGYVPEEVA
- a CDS encoding 3-methyl-2-oxobutanoate dehydrogenase subunit VorB, with translation MARQLIKGNEAVVKGAILAGCRAFFGYPITPASEIAEAAAYYLPQVGGVFLQAESEIASVNMLYGAAAAGIRAMTASSSPGISLKMEGISYLAGAELPCVIVDIVRGGPGLGNIAPSQGDYNQIVKGGGHGEYKLLTLAPNSAQEMCDLTMLAFELADKYRNPAVVLADGFIGQMMEPVEFPPPVQNLPDKPWALHGDDGDQFRLITSIDLEPEGLERHVLHLQEKYAQAEREEVRVEEYRTEDAEVVFVGYGIVSRLLQSVVDEARARGMRVGLLRPITLWPFPSRRIQELAERVSAFMVVELSNGQMVDDVRLAVNGRVPVWFYNRMGGVVPSVDEIFEALRRHIEA